The following coding sequences lie in one Arachis ipaensis cultivar K30076 chromosome B03, Araip1.1, whole genome shotgun sequence genomic window:
- the LOC107632283 gene encoding phosphatidylinositol/phosphatidylcholine transfer protein SFH3-like isoform X1, which yields MCDTLSSLSNPDRPYKVGVEIELMEDDEKKPRRLGSLKKVAMNASSKFRHTLTKKGRKHSRVMSIIDDHLNSEDLQAVNTLRQALVQDDLLPPKFDDHHLMLRFLKARKFDIEKTKQMWGDMLVWRKEFGADTIMEDFEFKEIDEVMKYYPQGHHGVDKEGRPVYIERIGQVDSNKLMQVTTMDRYLKYHVKEYERTFSLKFPACSIAARKHTDQSTAILDVEGVGLKSFNKAARDLVQRLQKIDGDNYPETLHRMYIINAGSGFRLLWNTVKSFLDPKTTAKINVLGNKYQSKLLEVIDASELPEFFGGTCNCEGGCMLSDKGPWKSQEILKVVQKNEEKRINKTLSEIKEKIIIEDETLYQKESDSHNKELVKKEVQYVVPKVEHPEASPIAEVAKQCSAYQYDAFLPMVDKSINGSWKKTVENDQFSLSKDCYPVDTTSYGRSTQGFGGFMAFIMGIIAMIRLTRAMPKRICPMAEHDDCNPIYYDGTVMKARNVSMEEQMAMMRRMLELEEKVQELSKRPEMPPEKELILNNALNRVNILEEELDMAKMALEAAHLRLVELQAYIDKKKKKTLVGHLNYDH from the exons ATGTGTGACACTTTGTCATCTTTATCTAATCCAGATCGACCTTATAAAGTTG GTGTTGAAATTGAATTAATGGAGGATGATGAAAAGAAGCCAAGGAGGCTTGGGTCATTGAAGAAGGTAGCAATGAATGCATCTTCAAAGTTTAGACATACATTAACAAAGAAAGGAAGGAAGCATAGTAGGGTTATGTCTATTATTGATGATCATCTTAATTCAGAAGACTTGCAAGCCGTTAACACTCTGCGCCAAGCACTTGTTCAGGATGATCTTTTACCCCCAAAATTTGATGATCACCATTTGATGCTAAG ATTCTTGAAAGCAAGAAAATTCGACATTGAGAAAACAAAGCAAATGTGGGGAGATATGCTTGTGTGGAGAAAGGAGTTTGGTGCTGATACAATTATGGAG GATTTTGAATTCAAGGAGATAGATGAAGTAATGAAATACTACCCACAAGGGCATCATGGAGTTGATAAAGAAGGAAGACCAGTGTACATTGAAAGAATAGGTCAAGTTGACTCCAACAAGCTAATGCAAGTCACAACAATGGACCGTTATCTTAAATATCATGTTAAAGAGTATGAGAGAACATTTTCACTTAAATTCCCTGCTTGCTCAATCGCTGCAAGAAAACACACTGATCAAAGCACTGCTATCTTGGATGTCGAAGGAGTG GGTCTTAAAAGTTTTAACAAAGCTGCAAGGGACCTTGTCCAACGACTTCAAAAGATTGATGGTGATAACTATCCTGAG ACCTTGCATCGCATGTATATCATTAATGCCGGTTCTGGATTTAGATTGCTATGGAATACTGTTAAGTCATTCCTTGATCCCAAGACCACCGCAAAAATCAAT GTCCTAGGTAACAAATACCAAAGCAAATTGCTTGAAGTCATTGATGCCAG TGAACTTCCAGAATTCTTTGGTGGTACTTGCAATTGTGAAGGTGGTTGCATGCTTTCTGACAAGGGTCCATGGAAAAGCCAAGAAATCTTGAAG GTGGTTCAAAAAAATGAGGAAAAAAGAATCAACAAAACCTTATCTGAAATTAAGGAGAAAATAATCATTGAAGATGAGACATTATACCAAAAG GAAAGTGATTCTCACAACAAAGAGTTAGTTAAGAAGGAAGTGCAATATGTGGTGCCAAAAGTGGAACATCCTGAAGCATCTCCAATTGCTGAA GTTGCAAAACAATGTAGTGCATATCAATATGATGCTTTTCTCCCAATGGTTGATAAGTCTATTAATGGATCTTGGAAGAAAACAGTAGAAAATGATCAATTTTCACTTTCTAAAG ATTGTTACCCTGTCGATACTACTTCTTATGGTCGTTCAACTCAAGGTTTTGGTGGATTCATGGCCTTCATAATGGGAATCATTGCCATGATCCGCTTAACGAGGGCAATGCCGAAGAGAATCTGCCCCATGGCCGAGCATGATGATTGTAACCCGATTTATTATGACGGCACTGTGATGAAAGCACGTAACGTTTCCATGGAGGAGCAGATGGCGATGATGAGGCGCATGCTTGAACTAGAAGAGAAGGTGCAAGAACTCAGCAAGAGACCAGAAATGCCTCCAGAAAAAGAGTTGATTCTTAATAATGCTCTAAATAGAGTCAATATTCTTGAAGAAGAGTTAGACATGGCCAAAATG GCACTTGAAGCTGCACATCTTCGACTAGTAGAACTCCAAGCCTACATtgacaaaaagaagaaaaagacacTGGTAGGTCATCTGAACTATGACCACTGA
- the LOC107632283 gene encoding phosphatidylinositol/phosphatidylcholine transfer protein SFH3-like isoform X2: MCDTLSSLSNPDRPYKVGVEIELMEDDEKKPRRLGSLKKVAMNASSKFRHTLTKKGRKHSRVMSIIDDHLNSEDLQAVNTLRQALVQDDLLPPKFDDHHLMLRFLKARKFDIEKTKQMWGDMLVWRKEFGADTIMEDFEFKEIDEVMKYYPQGHHGVDKEGRPVYIERIGQVDSNKLMQVTTMDRYLKYHVKEYERTFSLKFPACSIAARKHTDQSTAILDVEGVGLKSFNKAARDLVQRLQKIDGDNYPETLHRMYIINAGSGFRLLWNTVKSFLDPKTTAKINVLGNKYQSKLLEVIDASELPEFFGGTCNCEGGCMLSDKGPWKSQEILKVVQKNEEKRINKTLSEIKEKIIIEDETLYQKESDSHNKELVKKEVQYVVPKVEHPEASPIAEVAKQCSAYQYDAFLPMVDKSINGSWKKTVENDQFSLSKDCYPVDTTSYGRSTQGFGGFMAFIMGIIAMIRLTRAMPKRICPMAEHDDCNPIYYDGTVMKARNVSMEEQMAMMRRMLELEEKVQELSKRPEMPPEKELILNNALNRVNILEEELDMAKMALEAAHLRLVELQAYIDKKKKKTLFHW; this comes from the exons ATGTGTGACACTTTGTCATCTTTATCTAATCCAGATCGACCTTATAAAGTTG GTGTTGAAATTGAATTAATGGAGGATGATGAAAAGAAGCCAAGGAGGCTTGGGTCATTGAAGAAGGTAGCAATGAATGCATCTTCAAAGTTTAGACATACATTAACAAAGAAAGGAAGGAAGCATAGTAGGGTTATGTCTATTATTGATGATCATCTTAATTCAGAAGACTTGCAAGCCGTTAACACTCTGCGCCAAGCACTTGTTCAGGATGATCTTTTACCCCCAAAATTTGATGATCACCATTTGATGCTAAG ATTCTTGAAAGCAAGAAAATTCGACATTGAGAAAACAAAGCAAATGTGGGGAGATATGCTTGTGTGGAGAAAGGAGTTTGGTGCTGATACAATTATGGAG GATTTTGAATTCAAGGAGATAGATGAAGTAATGAAATACTACCCACAAGGGCATCATGGAGTTGATAAAGAAGGAAGACCAGTGTACATTGAAAGAATAGGTCAAGTTGACTCCAACAAGCTAATGCAAGTCACAACAATGGACCGTTATCTTAAATATCATGTTAAAGAGTATGAGAGAACATTTTCACTTAAATTCCCTGCTTGCTCAATCGCTGCAAGAAAACACACTGATCAAAGCACTGCTATCTTGGATGTCGAAGGAGTG GGTCTTAAAAGTTTTAACAAAGCTGCAAGGGACCTTGTCCAACGACTTCAAAAGATTGATGGTGATAACTATCCTGAG ACCTTGCATCGCATGTATATCATTAATGCCGGTTCTGGATTTAGATTGCTATGGAATACTGTTAAGTCATTCCTTGATCCCAAGACCACCGCAAAAATCAAT GTCCTAGGTAACAAATACCAAAGCAAATTGCTTGAAGTCATTGATGCCAG TGAACTTCCAGAATTCTTTGGTGGTACTTGCAATTGTGAAGGTGGTTGCATGCTTTCTGACAAGGGTCCATGGAAAAGCCAAGAAATCTTGAAG GTGGTTCAAAAAAATGAGGAAAAAAGAATCAACAAAACCTTATCTGAAATTAAGGAGAAAATAATCATTGAAGATGAGACATTATACCAAAAG GAAAGTGATTCTCACAACAAAGAGTTAGTTAAGAAGGAAGTGCAATATGTGGTGCCAAAAGTGGAACATCCTGAAGCATCTCCAATTGCTGAA GTTGCAAAACAATGTAGTGCATATCAATATGATGCTTTTCTCCCAATGGTTGATAAGTCTATTAATGGATCTTGGAAGAAAACAGTAGAAAATGATCAATTTTCACTTTCTAAAG ATTGTTACCCTGTCGATACTACTTCTTATGGTCGTTCAACTCAAGGTTTTGGTGGATTCATGGCCTTCATAATGGGAATCATTGCCATGATCCGCTTAACGAGGGCAATGCCGAAGAGAATCTGCCCCATGGCCGAGCATGATGATTGTAACCCGATTTATTATGACGGCACTGTGATGAAAGCACGTAACGTTTCCATGGAGGAGCAGATGGCGATGATGAGGCGCATGCTTGAACTAGAAGAGAAGGTGCAAGAACTCAGCAAGAGACCAGAAATGCCTCCAGAAAAAGAGTTGATTCTTAATAATGCTCTAAATAGAGTCAATATTCTTGAAGAAGAGTTAGACATGGCCAAAATG GCACTTGAAGCTGCACATCTTCGACTAGTAGAACTCCAAGCCTACATtgacaaaaagaagaaaaagacacTG TTCCACTGGTGA